In a genomic window of Helianthus annuus cultivar XRQ/B chromosome 10, HanXRQr2.0-SUNRISE, whole genome shotgun sequence:
- the LOC110886700 gene encoding NHP2-like protein 1: MTGEAVNPKAYPLADAQLTITILDLVQQAANYKQLKKGANEATKTLNRGISEFVVMAADAEPLEIILHLPLLAEDKNVPYVFVPSKQALGRACGVTRAVIACSVTSNEGSQLRSQIQQLKDAIEKLLI; this comes from the exons ATG ACAGGAGAAGCTGTGAACCCGAAAGCGTACCCACTGGCTGATGCTCAGCTTACTATAACAATATTGGATCTTGTTCAACAAGCTGCTAATTATAAGCAGCTTAAAAAGGGTGCTAATGAAG CTACAAAGACTCTTAACAGGGGTATATCTGAGTTTGTTGTGATGGCGGCCGATGCTGAGCCTCTCGAAATTATTCTTCATCTTCCCCTTCTTGCTGAAGACAAg AACGTACCGTACGTGTTTGTTCCTTCAAAGCAAGCACTTGGACGCGCATGTGGGGTCACCCGTGCTGTCATTGCATGTTCTGTGACCAGTAACGAAGGCAGTCAATTGAGATCCCAAATACAACAACTCAAG GATGCGATTGAGAAACTTCTGATTTAA